The DNA segment AAGAAAGCTAATCCTAACAATGCTATTGTGCCTTTACTGGAAAATTACATCGATTTCTTTTATTTGCTGACAACAGACAGTAAGGATGATTTTAACCGTTTGAAAGGCAATAAAGGGAGCCGGCTGGACCAGATTGCAGATGATGACAGCAATTCTCCGTATTATTTATATGCACAGGCAGAGATCAATTTACAATGGGCGCTCATTCGTGGGCGTTTTGGCGAACAGTTTAATGCTGCGCTGGAAATTAAAAAAGCCAACAGCTACCTGCAGGAGAACGCGAAGAAGTTTCCCGGCTTCCATTTAAATTTAAAAGGGATAGGCCTGATCAATGCCGTCCTGGGCAGCCTGCCGGATGGTTTCATGAAGAAAACACTATCCACCTTTGGAATCAAGGGAAATGTAAAAACCGGCCTGGCCATGATGCAGAAGCTGGCAGAGGGCTTACCTAAATCTACCTACGAGCCATTTTATGAAGAGGCTGTATTTTATTATTCATTTGTACTGGTAGATGTAGCCCATGCGGAAAATGCCTATGCCGAAACCATGAAATATGCGGCCAGGGTTTCGGACAACAGTTTGTTAAAATCCTACCTTAAAGCTTATGTAAGTGCCAAAAGAGGGCATAATGAGGAAGCGATTGGCGTTCTTGCCGAAAGGCCTTCCGGGGGACAGTACCAGGCTTTTCCATACCTGGATTACCTGATGGGGATTGCAAGGCTGAATAAGCTTGATTTTAGTGCTGCAGCTTATTTCAATAAATTTTTGCAGAGCAATAAAGGGGTAAGCTATGTAAAGGACAGCTACCTGCATTTGGGATGGATCGAATTGATCTCGGGCGATATAAAGGGGTATCAGGCTTATGCTGAAAAAGTTAAAGGTATGGGCTATGCGATTAACGAACGCGACAAGCAGGCGCTGAACGAAGTGGCTTCAGGAAGTCCGAATGTTGGTCTTTTAAAAGCCAGGTTGTTATTTGACGGAGGCTATTACAGCAAATCGTTGGAAATATTGGGAGGAATAAAGGAGGGCGACCTGAGCCTGGTAAAAGACCGGACGGAATACCATTACCGGCTGGGAAGGAACAATGATGAACTGGGAAAATGGGATGCTGCACTGGAGCATTACCAGCAGGCAGTAAATTATGGAAAAAGCCTGAAGGCGTATTTTGCGGCCAATTCAGCTTTGTGCATGGGAAAGATCTATATGAAGAAAAAGGCCTATACGCAGGCCAAGGCCAGCTTTAATACCGCGATAAACATGAAAGACCATCAATATGAAAACAGTATTGAAAGTGAAGCAAGGGACAGCTTAAGAAGGATCAATTAAAAGCGATAGACAAAAGCATTGATGTGCATCCCTGCCCCAACAGAGGTAAAAACGGCATATTCTCCCTTTCTGACCTGGTAACCTTTTACTTTGTTTTTCATGACCAGGTCTAACAGCGTTGGAATGGTAGCTACCGAACTGTTCCCTAACCATGAAATGGTCATAGGCACAAGGTTTTCGGGAACAGTATCCTGTCCGTAAAGTTTAAAAAGCCGCTTCATGATGGCATTGTCCATTTTTCCATTGGCCTGGTGGATGAAGACTGTTTTAATATCGGTAATGCTGATTCCGGCTTTATCTATTGCAGTTTTCACAACCTGTGGTACGGTAGTTACGGCAAATTCATAAAGCTTACGGCCATTCATTTTAAGGTAAGCATTGCCATTGCATTCATCCGGATTATTGCTTTTCCCCATGACCAGCAATGAACCGTAATCAACCGCATAGGTCTGTGTTTTATGAGCGATGATACCAAGGGCTTCTTCACTGTTTTGGGCTTCAAATATAACTGCGGCTGCCCCATCAGAGAAGATCATGCTGTCGCGGTCGTGCGGGTCAATAATCCGGGACAATGTTTCTGCGCCTATGACCATTACCCGGCCGGCATCACCACTTTGGATCAGATAATTGGCCTGGATGGCTCCCTGTACCCAACCTGGGCAACCAAAGATGATATCATAAGCCACACAGTCCGGATTTTTAATCTGCAGGGTCTGTTTTACTTTAGCGGCAAGCGAAGGCAGGATGTCCATGCGGTTGCTGCCTGCTTTTACATCCCCGAAGTTGTGGCAAAAAATAATGTGGTCAAGGCTTTCCTTATCGATTTTTGCGCTGTCGATGGCCCTTTGTGCAGCAATGGCAGCAATATTACTGCTCACCAGATTGACATCAATATATCGGCGCTCGTTGATCTCGGTAATTTCTGAGAATTTGCTGATGATCTCATTGATGTCCTTATCCAGCTTTACCCCATTTTCGTAAAAGGATGCGTTTAAAAAGGCATTTCCTGAGATAACATTTTCGGGGATATAACTTCCCGTGCCAGTAATAACCGAGTGTATTGTTGATTTAATGCCCATTTTGTACCGTATACTGTTTTAGTGTACAGTATAAAACTAGAATAAAATAATTAGATTATGAAAAATCGTCGATTAAAAATACAAATAATTCTTTAGGTCCGTGTGCACCCAGCACTAAAGTCTTCTCAATATCGGCTGTACGGCTTGGTCCGGTAATGGTGCTGATCATAGAGGGAATCTGGCTGCCGTATTTGTCGCGGATCAGTTTAAAAGCATCTTTCAGATCCATTACCAGTTGGCCGGTACGGGCAATAACGATATGGTGATGGGGAAAAATACTTAACCTTCGGCCGGCTGCATTCTGATTGGAGACCATTACAGATCCATTACGGGCAATTAAGGCTTCACACAGGGTAATGCCTGCTTCGGCCATTTCAAAATCCTTGTCGGTCTGATAAAAAGGGAATTCGTAGGTGGAAAGCAATTCCTGGAGTTCGGGTTCCCAGCAGTATATTTTTCTCCAGTTAAACTTTTCGGCCAGCTGAAGGATATTTTCAATGAATTCTATTCCGTTTTCACAGTAAATAAAATTTCCGGAGACCGCGGTAAGTTGTTCTGCAAACAACACCTCGGGATATTCTGTATTTTCAGCGTAAAGGGGGCCGTCTTCTAAGTTGGGATAAGGGTTGTCTCTTCTTTCCAGAAGGGCTTTTCTTATCTTTTTTAGCATGAGCTCTTTTGAGGAAATGTTTTCTTGCATAGGTAATGGATTTGCTGCCGTTCTATAAAGAAACGGCAGCTCCATAAAATTGTTATTAAGACTCTGTTTTAGCCGGGGTTATAGGCGTTGCAGGATCTGCGGGCTGGCTAACGCCATCGTGCAGCAATCCTTCGGCTGCCGGTTTCTGGTCACCTGTGCCATTTACAAACTCATCATAAGTGGTGCGGTTGTCGAAAGGGCGTTTGCCCAGGATCTCTTCTAAATCTGCCTGGAAAAGGATCTCTTTCTCTATCAGCTTTTGGGCCAGTTTTTCAAGACCTTCCCTTTTATCTGTTAACAAGGACTTTGTTCTGGTATAAACTTCCGAGATCAGGATACGTACTTCATTGTCGATCATTTCCGATGTTTTTTCAGAATAAGGTTTATTGAAGTTGTATTCATTCTGAGGATCGTGGAAAGAAACATTTCCAATAGTGCTGTTCATACCATAAATGGTAACCATGGCGTAAGCCAATTTAGTAATGCGTTCCAGATCGTTCTGTGCACCGGTAGAGATTTTTCCGAAAACAATGTCTTCTGCGACGCGGCCACCCATGGTCATACACATGCCATCGGTTAACTGCTCTGTAGTATACAGGAACTGTTCTTTAGGCAGGTATTGCGCATAGCCTAAAGCTGCTACCCCACGGGGAACGATAGATACTTTTACCAGAGGATCGGCATGTTCAAGGAACCAGCCCGCAATGGCATGACCAGCTTCGTGGTAAGCAACGATGCGTTTTTCTTCAGGAGAGATGATTTTGTTTTTCTTTTCTAAACCACCAATAACACGGTCTATCGCGTCCTGAAAGTCCTGCATATCTACAAACTCCTTATTGCGTCGGGCGGCAATTAATGCGGCCTCATTACACACATTGGCAATTTCAGCTCCTGCAAAACCAGGGGTTTGTGCAGAAAGCTTTTTGGCATCTACAATTTCATCGGTTTTGATGGGTTTCAGGTGAACTTTAAAGATCTGTTCACGGCCCACCAAATCTGGCTTATCGATAGAGATCTGCCTGTCAAAACGTCCGGGTCTCAGTAAGGCTGAGTCCAGTACGTCAGGACGATTGGTAG comes from the Pedobacter heparinus DSM 2366 genome and includes:
- a CDS encoding tetratricopeptide repeat protein; translated protein: MHKISLANKFFLALSLLFLPGPLFAKFDFNANCLKAYQLIFELKLNPARQMVASEKKANPNNAIVPLLENYIDFFYLLTTDSKDDFNRLKGNKGSRLDQIADDDSNSPYYLYAQAEINLQWALIRGRFGEQFNAALEIKKANSYLQENAKKFPGFHLNLKGIGLINAVLGSLPDGFMKKTLSTFGIKGNVKTGLAMMQKLAEGLPKSTYEPFYEEAVFYYSFVLVDVAHAENAYAETMKYAARVSDNSLLKSYLKAYVSAKRGHNEEAIGVLAERPSGGQYQAFPYLDYLMGIARLNKLDFSAAAYFNKFLQSNKGVSYVKDSYLHLGWIELISGDIKGYQAYAEKVKGMGYAINERDKQALNEVASGSPNVGLLKARLLFDGGYYSKSLEILGGIKEGDLSLVKDRTEYHYRLGRNNDELGKWDAALEHYQQAVNYGKSLKAYFAANSALCMGKIYMKKKAYTQAKASFNTAINMKDHQYENSIESEARDSLRRIN
- a CDS encoding 3-oxoacyl-ACP synthase III family protein — its product is MGIKSTIHSVITGTGSYIPENVISGNAFLNASFYENGVKLDKDINEIISKFSEITEINERRYIDVNLVSSNIAAIAAQRAIDSAKIDKESLDHIIFCHNFGDVKAGSNRMDILPSLAAKVKQTLQIKNPDCVAYDIIFGCPGWVQGAIQANYLIQSGDAGRVMVIGAETLSRIIDPHDRDSMIFSDGAAAVIFEAQNSEEALGIIAHKTQTYAVDYGSLLVMGKSNNPDECNGNAYLKMNGRKLYEFAVTTVPQVVKTAIDKAGISITDIKTVFIHQANGKMDNAIMKRLFKLYGQDTVPENLVPMTISWLGNSSVATIPTLLDLVMKNKVKGYQVRKGEYAVFTSVGAGMHINAFVYRF
- a CDS encoding LutC/YkgG family protein, producing the protein MQENISSKELMLKKIRKALLERRDNPYPNLEDGPLYAENTEYPEVLFAEQLTAVSGNFIYCENGIEFIENILQLAEKFNWRKIYCWEPELQELLSTYEFPFYQTDKDFEMAEAGITLCEALIARNGSVMVSNQNAAGRRLSIFPHHHIVIARTGQLVMDLKDAFKLIRDKYGSQIPSMISTITGPSRTADIEKTLVLGAHGPKELFVFLIDDFS